Part of the Bacillus sp. N1-1 genome, TTGATCTGTCGGATAATCGATCTCAGGTAGTCCCATCCACCCAATCATGATTCGTCTCCCTGAAGGGTCTTCCATACTCTGTGGCGCATAGAAATCGAACCCATGATCGAGCTCATGAAATTCGCCATGCTGATAGTTTAGTGACGGTAATCCTAACGAATCGCCAATGATATAGCCAGATTGATAAATGTTTTGAAAGGCTTCGCCTGAAGGTTCTAATCCTTGTGGAGAAAACATGAGAACACCGTTGCCCTCGAGCTCGAAATAATCAGGGCATTCCCACATATAGCCAAAGTTCTCTAATTGTGTGTCTAGTTCACCTAGGAAAGACCAATGATTTAAGTCTTTCGATTGATAGACGACCACAGTGCCTGTCAGATTTTTACGCTGTGCCCCAATGATCATGTAGAAGGAATCGTGATCCTTCCAAACCTTTGGATCGCGAAAATGATCTGTGTATCCTTCTGGTACATGGTCAATAATCGGCTCACTCGCCTTACTAATTTCACCATTTTGATCCATCCAAGCCATGCACTGATAAGGATTGCGTTCCCAATCCTTGTTCCTCGTATTTCCGGTATAAAATAAGTAGAGTTGTTCGTTATGCTCGATACCACTTCCTGAATATGCACCATGGCTATCAAAGAACTGATCCGGACGAATGCCGATCCCAATGTTCTCCCAGTTCGTTAAATCCTTTGATTTCGTATGATACCAATATTTCAATCCGTGAACAGGACCAAGTGGAAACCACTGATAGAATAAATGATATTCCCCATTGTAGAATGAAAAGCCATTTGGATCATTTAGTAATCCCGTTTCTGGTTGAATGTGAAACGATTGCCTCCATGGACATTGGTCAACTATTTTTTTTAGATTGTGAAGCTCGTGTTCACTCACTTCGTCTACTTTTCGATATCGCTGTTCTCTCGTCCACTCCATCTTTATCCCTCTTTCAAAAGAATGAGGAGAACCATAGGATTCTCCTTTCAATGATGACTATGCTACTTCTCTTTCTTGCTCTTGTTGAACTGTATTCGATTTTCTTTTTGATAGAATGATTGTCGTAGCAAATGCCACCACAAAGGTAATGATCATTCCCACCACATAAAACAAGATTGTATCTGCTTTAATCGAAATGATTCCTGGTAATCCTGCTGCACCGAGTGCAATCGCTTTGGTCTTAAAGAAGGTGACAAAAGCTCCACCTACGCATGATCCAACCATTGCGCCTATAAACGGATAGCGTAATTTTAAGTTCACCCCAAACATCGCTGGTTCAGTAATTCCAAGAAGAGCTGAAATTCCCGCAGCTGATGCGACACCTTTCATCTTCTTATTCTTCACAATCAGTAATACAGCTAACGTAGCTGCACCCTGTGCAACGTTCGACATGGCTGCAAGTGGGAAAAGGAATGAACCACCGGTTTTCCCGATGTCGGCTAACAATTGGGTTTCGACAGCGATGAAACTATGATGCATCCCTGTAATAACGATTGGAGCATATAAGAGACCAAGGATCGCTCCGCCAATAAAGCCCGTTGTATCGTACATCCAGATCATACCGTCCGTTACAAGATTACCTGCTGTTCGTGTAAGTGGTCCAACTAATGTAAAAGTTAAAATACCAGTGATAAATAGTGTTAATAGTGGCGTTAATAAATTATCAAGAGCTGTTGGAATAATTTTTCGGAAAAATTGCTCCACTTTTGCCAATATATATGAGGCCACTAACACTGGTAAAACGGTTCCTTGATAACCAACCTTCTCGATTTCATAGCCAAAGATATTCCAAACTGGTATTTCACCGGTTACAAGTGCCCCGCCGTATCCCCAACCATTTAATAGATCTGGGTGAACCATGATCATACCAAGCGTTGCTCCTAAGAAAGCATTCCCACCAAATCTTTGAGTAGCGGAAAACCCAATTAGAATCGGCAAAAAGACAAAGGCAGCGTTTGCAAAGGTGTTAATTAAAGCGGCTAAATCTGCTACGTTCGGAAAAGCCTGAACGAGTGACTGCCCTTCAAAAAAAAGGTCCGGTGCCGTTAAGAGATTGTTAATTCCCATTAAGAGTCCACCAGCCACGATGGCTGGGATGATCGGAACGAAGATATCAGACAGCATTTTTACAAATTGCTGTAGTGGATTAAGCTTCTTCGTACTTGCCTTTTTCACATCACTCGTTGACATCTCCCCGAGTCCAGTTTGCTTCGCAAATTCAGCATAAACCTTATTGACAGTACCTGCGCCAATAATGACTTGATATTGACCACCAGTAGAAAAGGTTCCTTTCACTACGTCCATTTGATCTAATTTCTCTTGATCAACGATCGACTCATCGTTTAGCACAAGCCTTAATCTTGTGGCACAATGGGACGCAGCTGAAACATTATCCTTACCACCTAACGCCTCCAGTATTTCTTGAGAAACTTCTTTGTAATCCATGATTACCCCCCATTTCATTATGTAAAAACCGGAATGTAAAGCTTTACATTTTACTATTAAAAAAATGAAGTTAAATATGTAAAGGTTTACATTTAACTTGTTTTGATCTTATCCTATCTGTTCAGCTTAGTCAACAGGAAAGATATTTTATAGATAAAAAACCTCGCATTGTCCGCCTAGGGCGGACAATGCGCGTCTAGGGGGGGCAGGCTCGAGCCTGACTCCCTGCCCCCCCCTTCTCCCTCTTTCTATCTTGGTTGACTTAACACCAATATGAGTTAGAATAGGATACTCGGTTCAACTATAGCCGAAAATTTCGACATTCTCTGCACATATATCTTAAGCTGTGCTGTAAAAAAAGAGAGCCGAGAATCAAATGTGATTGAAATGGAAGGAGGTTGTGTTCATGGGCGTACAATTCCGTAAAGGCATAATCGATCGTCGAACCTACCTAATTCGTAAACTACTCAACTCACCAGACAACAGAGAAGACTTAACCTGGCTACATGAGCTCACGTTGACTGAGCTTGAGAAGCTTTATTTGAATGAAAAGCGTAAACAAGTACAGTAAATATATAAAGGCTCGCAGTCCGCCTACGGCGGACTGCGAGCCTTTTTTATCTTTGTAGGGGGCCAGGCACGAGCCTGACCCCTACTTTTGACCACTACTTTATCTCCACTCTATTAAAATACTGCCCCGCTCGCTCCAACAGACACTCTTCCACCACTCCATCATAAGCCACTATAAAACAAGTCGACGGCCCTGAAGATTTGTGAAGATCAAGATCAGTCCGAACCAGTCTCTCCTCAACTTCCACGCCATCCACAAGCTCATTCAACTCATAGAGAATCCCTTTCGATCCAACTGGAAGTACAGTCTGAACGCCTTCCTGCTCACTTACCCTGCGAAAGAGTTCTAGTGGAGCGATGGCTGCCTCTTCGTTCACAACTTCTTCGCCAACAAGGGGTTTACCAATCACTGCGAATCTCGTAGTGTCATCTAAACGCACTTCCGGTAACTCGTGCTTCTTCTTCCCGATTACCACTACCCCCAGCGTCGACTGAAGCAGGGGCATGTTTGTTTCGGAGCTTCCCGTTATCGTGATATCGTGGTCGAATCCAAGCTCTCGTTTTCCACGTTCCACACCGCTCACCAGTGCTTCCCACTCCGAACCACCGCAAAAATTATGCATCACAACGGAAATGGGAACGCCGCGGAGGGCGATGTTTTCCATCACCGCGACGCGAAACGCGTAGTAGGCGACAACATCATATGGAACCGAAACTTGGTCTTGCTCTTTCTGACCAATCGCGCCGCTGTTGTCGCTTGTGATAACGAGGGTTTCGTTGCCAAGTCTAGTGACTGTTCCATCTCTCATAAGCTCGCCAGTCCCCTTTTCTCAAAAACTGGTACGAGGCGGGGGATGAGAATCAGCGCAAGAGCAAGATTCAGGACAGAGGCAATCATCAGACTCGGAACGATTGCCACGTAAAATCCTGTGCCCATCAGGAATAAGAAAGGAAGCGGCGCGACAAGTCCGTTTCCGATCGCAAACGTAGCGGAAGCCCACTTCGTTTTTCTCGCTTCATACAGTTTTCCAAACAGCCAGACGAGCGCCGCCATTTCGGCTGCGATTAAGACGTGCATTGGACCAAGTGGAAAACCGACGATAAGCGCTGATAAAAGATGACCGAAGCTTGCGATTAACGCCCCACTTCGACTACCGATCAATACAGCCGCAATTAGCGCTGGGAAGGCATCAAGCGCAATACTGCCAACAGCTGACGGCATTTTTAAAATCGCGCCAACGACGGAAAGCGCAATGAACATCGCAAGAAGGCTTGCTCGTTTTCCCATGCGTTACTCTCCTTTACGCTTCCCGCCCCGGAAAACCTTTGCGCTTCTTGCGTACTCAATGTCTTTTACATTTAAGCGGAAGTTGATGACTCTGGCAAGTGCAAAAAAGTAGTCGGATAGTCGGTTTAAGTATTTCATTGGAACTGTTGGTACGTTTTCAGCTTCTTTCATTAACGTAACCACATGACGCTCGGCGCGACGTGTGATCGTCCGTGCGATGTGAATCGTCGCGGACGGTTTGCTGCCGCCTGGGAGGATGAACTTTTCAAGAGCTGGTGCTTCTTCAATAAATTCATCAATACGCCCTTCCAGATATGTGATCGATTCTTCCATAAGTTTTAATTCACGCTTTGGCGAAACGTTCGCTAGGTCGCCACCGCAGTCAAAGAGCTCGTGCTGAATTTTTTCTAGATCGTCTACTAAGTCGTTTAGCGACTCGTTTCCAATCTCGCTTAATTCGACGATCGCCTGTCCGACGAAACCGTTCACTTCATCGACCGTTCCGTAAGCGTCGACGCGCACGTCATCTTTATCGACTCTGCCACCGATAATGCTCGTTTTTCCTTCGTCACCTGTTCGCGTATAAATTCTCATCCCTTTTACCCCCTTTGATTATTTAAGCTGCTGGTTCAGACCGTACCAGATCACGTCAACGCGGTCAGCTACTGCCGCGAGATCCTGGTACGCCCATCCGGTGAGATCCCGCCAGTCGCGGTCTTCTTTTTCCATCGGTACAATGCCTTTTGTAATATCCGTGCCAATGATCACGACGGTTCGTTCATGACGCTCGCTTTCCCACGTCCGCCAGATCCCAAGAAGCGACTGCCAGATCGCCCGGCATTCTTCAAGTCCTGATTCGACCGTTAGCCCCTTGAGCCACTGTTCTACGCCTTCAAGAACGACCACATCTCCGTAAAAGCGACTCACATTAAGCGGAATTTTCGTTTGGTCATAAGCGGATTTCCAGCAATGATCTTCGGTTAGTCCGTAGAAATTCTTCACCCATTTTGTTTTGCCGTTATAGGCACCACCCGTAACGAAGTGCATCGTGCGTCCCTCCTTAGATCTTCTCGTTTCCATTCAAGTTCTACTGCAGAACCGTGCGGAACTTTCCATTCCCAGAACGACCGCTTCTCAGGGGCATATTTCATTAATAAATAGCGAATCACCCCACCGTGCGTCGTAAGAATCACCTTTTTATGCAACTGCAAATTCATTTGTTCAACGAGTGCTTGAAATCCCTGATCAATTCGCTCCGTAAACTGCGTGAAGCTTTCCCCGCCAGGCGGCGCGTCCGCGATCGGGTCGGACACCCAGCTTCGATATTGCTTATCATGTTCAAGGTCGGCATATGTTTTCCCTTCCCATTGACCAAAGAGGATTTCGCGAAAAAGCGGCATCGAAATCGCTTTTCGGTGCGGAAAAAGTCGTTTTGTCGTTTGCATGCACCGGTCCAGGTCACTCGTAAAAATCAAATCATAATCATCCGTCACGTCCGCAAATTCAGCGTCTTCACTAATCGACGGATTCGTCCAACCAATATACGCCCTGCGCTTATTATCTTCGGTTACGCCATGACGAAATAATGTAATAACCACACGCTCATCCATAAAAGCACCTCCATTCCTTCAACGCTTGCGCCAAGCACATCGCCCGTGATGCCGTTAAACCATCTTAGACTTTTTCGTTTCATTCCGAGTGCCACCACGATCGTGACAGCACTTAGGAGTAGCGTCATCCAAAACGCCTCGACTGAAATGAGTAAGGAGGCCCCGGCGATCAAAATCCAATAAATCGGATAGATCCATAAGCATGACCGCTCGATCCCTTTTTGAAAAAAGGCAGCGAGCCCTTTCTCTTTTGCCGGCTGTATCAAAACGAGAAACGCACCCATCACAGTTTTACTAAAAAAGGGAATCAGGATAATCAGGAAATACGAGACGTCCTGCGCCATTTGTGCGATTTCATAGAGAAACAGAAACTTAGCCGCAAGTAGGACGATCACCGATAGAACGCCAAACGCCCCTGTGCGCGGATCGTTCATGATCTCGAGACGTTTCTTCAGATCGCGATACGAGAAAAACGCATCACTCGCATCCATCCAGCCGTCAAGGTGAAGCCCACCTGTCAGTACCATCATAAAAATCCAGACGAAAAACGTTGCCGCAAGTGTTGAAAATGGCGTCCACTGAAGCAGGGCGTACAGAAGACCTGACGCCAGCAACCCCTGGAGTAGTCCAAGTAACGGAAACGTTTGAATCGAACGCGTGAGCTGCTTCGTCCCCATCGGGATTTCACGCCGAATCGGAATGACGGTAAAAAACTGAAGGTTGATCAGCATTCCCTGCCATAAGTTCATCGGTGTTCACCCTGAAACATGAAGTCTTTAATTAGCTCCCATTTCAGATAAGGCTTCAGCTCATTCGAGAGATCATCGTACGTTTTTTCTTTTAACTGCTTGCGATTGATTTGTTTCTGCTCAGGCAGCCCCTTTTTCGATCGAAGCCCATTCAACCACACTGTGCGCCACTCATCATTATGAAAAAGGTGATGCAAATACGTGCCGATGACGCGACCATCTTCTCCGTAGTACCCTTCAGGCCGATCCCCAATTTTGAGAAAAGGCATTGCCGGTTGTTCGAAAATCGTTTCGCCTAGATGAATTTCGTATCCCTCGATTGGTGACCCCGTTTCTGCGTGTACCCCACTCACTCGAATCGTCGTTTTCACTTCATGAAACGTCGTTTTCGCAGGAATTAGTCCGAGACCGTTGAGCTCCGCCCCTGCTTTCCCAGTATCCGAACCATGTTCGTCAATTAACTTATCGGTCAGCATTTGATAGCCTCCGCAGATGCCAACAACATTTCCACCAGTTGCGGCATAGCTTTTTAACGCATCTTCAAATCCTTGATCCTTCATCCATTGTAAATCGCTAATCGTGCTTTTCGTTCCCGGAAGAATGATCGCATCTGGCGCGCCCAGTTCACTCGGATCCTGCACCCAGCGAACCGTCACGTCTTCTTCGTTAAACGGCTCGATGTCGCTATAGTTTGAAAGAAACGGAAGCTGGATGACCGCGATTTCAAGCGTGCCTTTTTTATGTAAAAAGCGATCGGTCAGCGAAAGCGAATCTTCTCCTTCGACGCGGTGGTTCACATACGGGAGCACCCCGACAATCGGGATGCCCGTACGCTTTTCAAGCCACGTGATGCCGTCTTCGAAAAGGTCTGGATCTCCGCGAAATTTATTAATGATGATCCCTTTGACCCGCTCCCGCTCTTCTTTCTCAAGGAGCTCAAGCGTACCGACAATACTGGCAAACACGCCGCCGCGATCAATGTCTGCGACAAGAAGAACAGGAACATCCGCCATCTCCGCCACTTTCATGTTTACAAGCTCACGATCTTTTAAGTTCACTTCAACTGGACTGCCTGCGCCTTCCATGACGAGAACGTCATACGTTTTCTCCAGGTGATCAAGCGCGAGCGCAATGCTTTCAAGTCCCATTTCGTAATATGACTGCCGGTAGTCTTTTCCGGAAAGCGTCCGGTAAGACGTACCAAATTGAATCACTTCCGCATGCTGATCAGACCGAGGCTTCAGCAGGATCGGATTCATCCACACGCTCGCTTCCGTTCGTGCGGCTTCCGCCTGAGCGCCCTGAGCCCGGCCGATTTCTTTGCCTTCAATCGTCACGTACGAGTTATTGGACATGTTTTGCGATTTAAACGGCGCCACCGCGTAGCCCTCATTGGCGAGAAGGCGACAGAACGCCGTCACGATCAAGCTTTTCCCAACGTCGGATGCTGTCCCTTGAATCATGATCCCATTCATACGCCGTCTCCTTTCATCAGTTGCGGTATGCCATTTTCAACTACATACGCTTCGTCTGCTTTTGAGACGATCCATTGATGAAGCTCGCCAAGTTGCCTTGCATAAACGTCGACGAGACCGCTTAACGGCTCATAACCAAGTTCATTGCTAACGATGATCAGCGCTTCTGAGCGTTCATTAAGTTTTTCGATGTCATTCTGAATTTTTTGTTTCGTTTGTTGTTGAAACGCTTCGTCTCTCCAGTCTTCATTTTGAAAAAGTTCATTGGATAGAAGGGTTGTGACGCAATCGAGGAGCACCACATCATTTTCGTTTAAGGATGGCGCGACGCTTCCAATATCCGTTGGGCATTCCACTGTTTCCCATGGAACATTGGCAGATGCGCGATCGTGCTGGTGACGTGCGATGCGACTTTTCATTTCGTGATCGGAGGGCTGGCCACAGGCAAGGTAATGAAGGGAGCCGCTTGTTGGGCGGAGCGAAGCTGCTCTCTTTTCCGCAAAACAACTTTTTCCGCTTCTAACGCCGCCGGTTATAAAAATCAGCTGCGCCATGAGGTGAGCACCTCCCTTAACCGCTCGTTTTCCTCAGATGTACGGATCGCAAAGCGGAGCCATCTGCCATCGAGTCCAGGAAAGTTTTCCGTATGTCTTGGAACGATGCCTTTTTTCATAAGAAAGCTCAGAAGTTCCGATTGATCCTCTATTTCTGGGTCTCGTAGGAGATAAAAGTTAACGCTCGATTTGGAGTATGTAAAATGGTTTGCCTCAAAAAAACGGAAGCACTTCTCTCGTTCTTGTTCGATCACTTGATGGGTTTGGGCTACAAAATCAGTTTCTTGGAGGCACAGTTCGCCAGCGTGTAGCGCCAGAGCGTTGACGCTCCAGTGCGGCTGAAGCTTTTTGATCGCTTCAATCACTTCTGGAGGAGCCATCATGTAGCCGAGACGCAGTCCTGGAATGGCGTACATTTTCGTAAGTGAGCGCAAAATCATCAGGTTGGAAAAGGGGGCTAGCAATGATGAAAACGATGATTCATCCCATAAAAAGTCCGCGAAAGCTTCATCAATGATAATGGCGCAATCATGCTTTTTCGCCGCTTCGACTAAAGCGAGAACGGAGGCGGGGTCATACGTAACGCCGGTTGGGTTGTTTGGGGTACAAAGAAAAACCGCATCAACGTACGGCAATTTTTCAATCAGGTGTGAACCTAGCGCCCATTCATTTTCCTCGAGGGTATGATAGGTCACTTCGCATCCCGCACGAAGGCAAGCCGTTTCATATTCAGAGAACGCCGGTTGGACGATGCAAACGCGCTTTCCTGCTAAATAACGTCCGACAAGCGTAATCAGCTCAGCGCCACCGTTTCCGATAAGCAGCTGATTTTCCTCCACGTCATGAATGTTTGAGAGCTTTTCCATTAAGCTGGCGGCGTGCGGATCAGGATAGGTTGTGATGAGATCGAAAGCGTCTCCCCATGTTTCTTTAAGAGACGGTGGCGGTCCGAGCGGATTCAGGTTTGCGCTGAAATCAATCGTTTGCTCGGGCTGTTCGAGTTGGAGTGCTTCGTATAAATAGTAGGCGTTAGCGCCATGAGATGGTAGCGTCAATGAGGAGCCCTCCGATCCAGAGAATAAGTAAAAATAGAATGCTTGAGCGATTCATGATCATGATCGCTTTTGGAATATGTAGCGCGCTTAGCTTCATAATGGGATCTCCCATACGCGCGCGGTTTGAAACGATGCCACCATAAGTGTTCACGCCACCAAGCTGTACGCCAAGAATCGCCGCGGTTGCCGCCTCGCCCCAGCCACTGTTCGGACTTGGATGCTGTTTGGCATCGCGGAATAGGATGTGCCAGGCGTGAGAGATGGTCGAGTACGGCCGTTTGACGAGCAGCATACACATGCCTGTCAGCCGCGCAGGAACCCAGTTAACTACATCATCAAGCTTTGCCGAAGCGTAGCCGAATTCACCGTACTTCTCGTTTCGATATCCGACCATGGAATCGCACGTGTTGATGGCGCGGTATGCCATCGCGCCGACACTCCCGCCAATTAAGGCCCAGAATAATGGCGCTGTGATGCCGTCGCTCGTGTTTTCGGCGACCGTTTCAACGGTACCGCGCACCACTTCGCTTTCGTCGAGGTGCTCGGTGTCACGACCGACGATCCAGGAGAGTTTTTCGCGCGCTTCTGTCATATTACCGTCTTGTAGCGGTTCGTAAACATCAAGCGCCGCATTCCGCAGGCTTTTTTGTGCGATGGTTGTAGCGATCAGGATCGCTTCATAAAAAATACCGACGAGCGGGTGAAGCGTGTAGGCGATTGTCACGGTAAGACCGGTGATACTGATGACGACGAAGAGCACGGTTAGCGTCATGAGCGCACCTTTTTGCTTGCGGTTGTGGCCGTTGTTCCAGCGGTTTTCAAGGAAATTAATGAGCTTGCCAAATCCCTTTACCGGATGCGGCCAGTTAGGCGGATCGCCGATCAGACGATCCAGGAAAAACGCTAAGGTGATGGCAAGCAGGTGATTCAAGATCATTTGGACAGCCTCATGCGATAGTTTTCAAGGGCTTCAGTCGTACACGCATAAACGCCTTCGCTAATCAGTTTGCCAAGCGTTGTAATCGTTCCGGCATACGCCTGGTGCTTTCCGCGCTGAGTGGCGGCAATCAGGATGCTGTCGGTTGAAGTGCCGGTTGCCGTGGTGCCTGTCACCGCGTCTTTTACTTGCTGGTCGTGCATCACTTTTACTTTCGCTTCCGTTGCGGTCATAATGCTTTGAATGAACGCTTCGTCTGTGAGCGTGCCGTTCACGAAAACCCACGTATTGATCGTTCCCGGAAGCGGTTCGTAGACGTGCTCACGGCTTTTCGAAGCATCAACGGCATTACCGACGCCTGCGGTTACAACGACGAATACCGAAACGCCATCGTCTTCAATGAGACGATAAGCGACGTCACCGAGTCGAACGGCCGTCATCATGCCAACCGTTTCAGTCGGATCGATGCCGTGCGCTTCAAGAAAACTGGTCATTTCCCCTTTATGGTCCGTGCAGTTATACGTTTTATCTACGTGACGGTTCACAAACGTTTGGTACCAGCCTGTTCCTGAGCCCACAACGCCGGAAGACATTGTTCGGAGAGGGAACGGTGCTTTGAGCGTGATCATGTCTTTATGATGAGCGAGACATTTTTCCGTAATGTGGAGATCACTTAAATCCTCCGCCTGTTTTTCCGGTAGCAGCAGCATTTGCGGTTTTGGCACGGTTGGGTGCGGATGCTTCTCGATTTTCGTTCGGTAAACCGACTGAATGCGCTCTTCGTTTAACACGTCATTCGGCTTGTTGTGCAGGTTGATTTTCCCATCTTCCAGGAGAAGGAGACGATCGCAGTAAAGGCCCGCCAAATTCAGGTCATGAAAAATAGAAATCACCGTAAGCCCCTGTTCCCGCGTCCACCTTTTTAACAAATCAAGCAGTTCTTTTTGATAAGAGAGATCAAGGTGATTCGTTGGTTCGTCTAATAAAAGGATTTCAGGTTCCTGTGCAAGGGCCTGAGCGAGAAAGACGCGCTGGCGCTCGCCGCCAGACAGCTCGTTCACGTAGTGATCTTCAAAACTTGCGATGCCGGTTTGGGCCATCGTTCGCTGGACGACCGCTTCATCATGCTCGCTCCACGATTGGAACCAGCCAGATTGATGGGCGTAGCGGCCGAGCGAAACGGTTTCTTTGACCGTATAGGGAAAAGCCTGCTCCGCGTGCTGTGGCAGGACCGCGAGCACGCGCGCCAGCTGTTTCGCTGAGTAGCTGGCGATCGGCTTTTCTTTTAGCAAAATGGAGCCTGACTTTGCTTTTAAAATGCCGCTAACCATTTTAAAAATCGTTGTTTTACCGCTTCCGTTCGGACCAACGATTCCGAGCAGCTCGCCTCTCTCCACATCAAACGAGATGTCGTCGAGCACGTCGTGACCGGGGTATCCTCCTGTAACAGATTGTACGCTAAGCATGCTTATCCTCTACTTTCTTTACGTCTTCTAATTAATATAATCGCAAACACCGGCGCGCCGATGAGCGATGTGATCACGCCGATCGGAAGCTCTGTTGGTGAGATGATCGTGCGCGAGATCAGGTCGGCGACGATTAGAAAAGCGGCACCGAGTAAAATCGAGAGCGGGAGTAAATGGCGGTGATCCGGTCCCCATAAGAGGCGCGTTAAATGCGGGATCACGAGACCAACAAAGCCAATCGTTCCAGACACAGCGACGGCCGCGCCTGTTAAAATGGATCCGCCAATCAGAATCCAGAGCTTTCGTTTCGCGACGTTTACGCCGATATGCTGAGCGCGTTCTTCGCCAAATGACATGGCGTTCAGCTCTTTGGTGCTGAAAAGGAGAATGCCTGCGCCAATGATGAAAAAGGGCAGAATAATCCCGATATATTCCCAGCCGCGCATGGACACACTTCCGAGGAGCCAGCCGATGATCTGCCTTAGTTCCTCTCCGGTTAGCGCGATCATGAGCGATAGAAGCGATCCAAGAAAAGAGCTAAAGACGATTCCTGTTAGGATAATCGTCTCCACGCGCATCGATCGCTCGATTTGACGTGCAAAGAAAAGCACGAGGAAAATCGTGAGGATCGAAGCGGCTATGCTCATG contains:
- the cobD gene encoding threonine-phosphate decarboxylase CobD, giving the protein MTLPSHGANAYYLYEALQLEQPEQTIDFSANLNPLGPPPSLKETWGDAFDLITTYPDPHAASLMEKLSNIHDVEENQLLIGNGGAELITLVGRYLAGKRVCIVQPAFSEYETACLRAGCEVTYHTLEENEWALGSHLIEKLPYVDAVFLCTPNNPTGVTYDPASVLALVEAAKKHDCAIIIDEAFADFLWDESSFSSLLAPFSNLMILRSLTKMYAIPGLRLGYMMAPPEVIEAIKKLQPHWSVNALALHAGELCLQETDFVAQTHQVIEQEREKCFRFFEANHFTYSKSSVNFYLLRDPEIEDQSELLSFLMKKGIVPRHTENFPGLDGRWLRFAIRTSEENERLREVLTSWRS
- a CDS encoding iron ABC transporter permease, whose product is MQKRFTRMFLLNKRFIAYPIATALLIAAMLLGISIGTVSVPILTILKLIGTEVLHLPSLGKMDPMFTTIVMDIRLPRVILAGLVGASLAIAGAAFQGLLRNPLADPYVLGVSSGASVGAVLVLFFNLTIPFVGMFTLPVMSIAASILTIFLVLFFARQIERSMRVETIILTGIVFSSFLGSLLSLMIALTGEELRQIIGWLLGSVSMRGWEYIGIILPFFIIGAGILLFSTKELNAMSFGEERAQHIGVNVAKRKLWILIGGSILTGAAVAVSGTIGFVGLVIPHLTRLLWGPDHRHLLPLSILLGAAFLIVADLISRTIISPTELPIGVITSLIGAPVFAIILIRRRKESRG
- a CDS encoding bifunctional adenosylcobinamide kinase/adenosylcobinamide-phosphate guanylyltransferase, with the protein product MAQLIFITGGVRSGKSCFAEKRAASLRPTSGSLHYLACGQPSDHEMKSRIARHQHDRASANVPWETVECPTDIGSVAPSLNENDVVLLDCVTTLLSNELFQNEDWRDEAFQQQTKQKIQNDIEKLNERSEALIIVSNELGYEPLSGLVDVYARQLGELHQWIVSKADEAYVVENGIPQLMKGDGV
- a CDS encoding adenosylcobinamide amidohydrolase yields the protein MLSVQSVTGGYPGHDVLDDISFDVERGELLGIVGPNGSGKTTIFKMVSGILKAKSGSILLKEKPIASYSAKQLARVLAVLPQHAEQAFPYTVKETVSLGRYAHQSGWFQSWSEHDEAVVQRTMAQTGIASFEDHYVNELSGGERQRVFLAQALAQEPEILLLDEPTNHLDLSYQKELLDLLKRWTREQGLTVISIFHDLNLAGLYCDRLLLLEDGKINLHNKPNDVLNEERIQSVYRTKIEKHPHPTVPKPQMLLLPEKQAEDLSDLHITEKCLAHHKDMITLKAPFPLRTMSSGVVGSGTGWYQTFVNRHVDKTYNCTDHKGEMTSFLEAHGIDPTETVGMMTAVRLGDVAYRLIEDDGVSVFVVVTAGVGNAVDASKSREHVYEPLPGTINTWVFVNGTLTDEAFIQSIMTATEAKVKVMHDQQVKDAVTGTTATGTSTDSILIAATQRGKHQAYAGTITTLGKLISEGVYACTTEALENYRMRLSK
- the cbiB gene encoding adenosylcobinamide-phosphate synthase CbiB; its protein translation is MILNHLLAITLAFFLDRLIGDPPNWPHPVKGFGKLINFLENRWNNGHNRKQKGALMTLTVLFVVISITGLTVTIAYTLHPLVGIFYEAILIATTIAQKSLRNAALDVYEPLQDGNMTEAREKLSWIVGRDTEHLDESEVVRGTVETVAENTSDGITAPLFWALIGGSVGAMAYRAINTCDSMVGYRNEKYGEFGYASAKLDDVVNWVPARLTGMCMLLVKRPYSTISHAWHILFRDAKQHPSPNSGWGEAATAAILGVQLGGVNTYGGIVSNRARMGDPIMKLSALHIPKAIMIMNRSSILFLLILWIGGLLIDATISWR